One segment of Streptomyces bathyalis DNA contains the following:
- a CDS encoding LysR family transcriptional regulator has protein sequence MFNLERLRVLHEISVHGTVGGAAEALYVTTSAISQQMAKLERETGQQLLSRSGRGVRLTDAGRLLAEHAERILSLLEVAQADLEAHRGQAAGELLLSAFPTAARGLFPAALTQLRREHPQLRPRLTESEAEVALPRLIRGGTDLAIVLDWHNRALSLPAGLSRVLLLEDPVDLAMPDTHPLAGRRRLELKEVAEEEWISWPEGEFCHEWLMRTLRAEGIEPRLSHKAAEHHTQLSLVAAGLGVAVTPRLGRGPVPQGVALVPVHHTLRRRIYAVWREDADRRPSIRAAVAALEKAARDIAV, from the coding sequence ATGTTCAATCTGGAACGCCTGCGGGTGCTGCACGAGATCTCCGTGCACGGAACGGTCGGCGGGGCCGCCGAAGCCCTGTACGTCACGACATCCGCGATCTCCCAGCAGATGGCGAAGCTGGAACGGGAGACGGGACAGCAGCTGCTGTCCAGGAGCGGAAGGGGCGTCCGGCTGACGGACGCCGGGCGGCTGCTGGCGGAGCATGCGGAGAGGATTTTGTCGCTGCTGGAGGTCGCGCAGGCGGACCTGGAGGCACACCGGGGTCAGGCGGCGGGCGAACTGCTGCTGAGCGCGTTCCCCACGGCCGCCCGGGGTCTCTTCCCCGCGGCCCTCACGCAGTTGCGCCGGGAGCATCCCCAACTGCGGCCGCGCCTCACGGAGTCGGAGGCCGAAGTGGCCCTGCCCCGGCTGATCCGAGGCGGCACCGACCTCGCGATCGTCCTGGACTGGCACAACAGGGCGCTCTCGCTGCCCGCCGGACTGAGCAGGGTGCTACTGCTGGAGGACCCCGTCGATCTCGCCATGCCCGATACCCACCCCCTGGCGGGCCGAAGGCGCCTGGAGCTCAAGGAGGTGGCGGAGGAGGAGTGGATCTCCTGGCCTGAGGGCGAGTTCTGCCATGAGTGGCTGATGCGGACGCTGCGCGCCGAGGGCATCGAACCGCGCCTCTCGCACAAGGCGGCGGAACACCACACGCAACTGTCGCTGGTGGCTGCCGGGCTCGGTGTCGCGGTCACCCCGCGACTGGGCCGGGGACCTGTGCCGCAGGGTGTGGCGCTCGTGCCCGTGCACCACACCCTGCGGCGACGTATTTACGCGGTCTGGCGGGAGGACGCCGACCGCAGACCGTCGATCAGGGCCGCAGTGGCGGCGCTGGAGAAGGCCGCTCGCGACATCGCGGTGTAG
- a CDS encoding Rieske (2Fe-2S) protein: MTASTTRRSVLAAAGAASAAVTLAACGSGGSEGSDENAGGDGGSEAGKGELGKAADIPEGGGKVFKEQKVVVTRPSGSEYKAFSATCTHKGCSVSEVKDGTIICPCHDSKFDISDGSVKGGPATKPLPPAKVSVKGGNIHLAEG, from the coding sequence ATGACAGCATCGACCACCCGCAGGTCCGTGCTCGCCGCCGCGGGCGCCGCCTCGGCCGCCGTGACTCTCGCCGCCTGCGGATCGGGCGGCAGCGAGGGCAGCGACGAGAACGCCGGCGGTGACGGCGGCAGCGAGGCCGGGAAGGGCGAACTCGGCAAGGCCGCCGATATCCCGGAGGGCGGCGGCAAGGTGTTCAAGGAGCAGAAGGTCGTCGTGACCCGTCCCAGCGGGTCGGAGTACAAGGCCTTCTCCGCGACGTGCACGCACAAGGGCTGCTCGGTCTCTGAAGTCAAGGACGGGACCATCATCTGCCCCTGCCACGACAGCAAGTTCGACATCTCCGACGGCAGCGTCAAGGGCGGTCCCGCGACCAAGCCGCTTCCTCCTGCGAAGGTCTCCGTGAAGGGCGGCAACATCCACCTCGCCGAGGGCTGA
- a CDS encoding S9 family peptidase, giving the protein MTSPGMPGTPGTAARSFPAEAVAAFPRQFARTRRFSLGTVRHVTLSPDGERALFLRTRSGTDTSSGLWIRDTDGERPLADPATLEPGSPAGPPTPEEAARRERDRDLSTGITGYATDDAMELAVFVLDGRLWAVRTGQGEPFGLPAAGPVTDPRPSPDGRLIAYVTGGALHVMAADGTGDRCLARPGTDEEGTVTYGLTDHVSAESMGRARGYWWAPDGSALLVARVDNTHVRRRFLGDPADPGRPPRVQHYPEAGTANADVSLHLLRLDGTATEVDWDREAFEYVVAAGWDAHGPLTTVESRDQRTLLTLGVDAGNGATRVLARQRDELWVELLPGAYCRTASGALVLPHESGDKRGLRVGEQVVTPPELQVSQVLGTDGDTVLFAAGEDPLETHVWSWSPDKGNVAVSDGPGLHSAVQRGGTVVLDSVTPDGPRVTVIREGVDSGSIASLAEEPLIRPQPELLTLGERRLRSALFLPSWYERGDPDASPLPVLVAPYGGPGMRLVVRARIWPSLVAQWFAEHGYAVLITDGRGTPGRGASWEKAIWGDQFTAVLEDQVDALHAAAEAVPWLDLSRVGIKGWSFGGALATAAVLRRPDVFHAAVAGAPAIDPRLYDTHWKERFLGHPDRYPEHYDRCTLSNEAHLLRRPLLLVHGTADDNVAFAHTLRMSAALLAAGREHSVLPLPGQSHIVSDPVTAERLLLTQLLFLDKALRS; this is encoded by the coding sequence ATGACTTCTCCCGGTATGCCCGGCACTCCCGGCACTGCTGCCCGCTCGTTCCCGGCCGAGGCCGTGGCCGCCTTCCCCCGTCAGTTCGCCCGCACCCGGCGCTTCTCACTCGGAACAGTGCGCCATGTGACGCTCTCACCGGACGGAGAGCGCGCGCTGTTCCTGCGCACCCGCAGCGGCACCGACACCTCCAGCGGACTGTGGATACGGGACACCGACGGCGAACGCCCCCTCGCCGACCCCGCCACGCTCGAGCCCGGCTCCCCCGCGGGACCACCCACCCCCGAGGAGGCGGCACGCAGGGAGCGGGACCGCGATCTGTCCACGGGCATCACCGGGTACGCGACCGACGACGCCATGGAACTCGCCGTCTTCGTCCTGGACGGCAGGCTCTGGGCGGTGCGTACGGGACAGGGCGAGCCGTTCGGCCTCCCCGCCGCCGGTCCGGTCACCGATCCCCGCCCGTCCCCCGACGGCCGGCTCATCGCGTACGTCACGGGCGGTGCGCTCCACGTCATGGCGGCGGACGGCACGGGAGACCGGTGCCTCGCGAGGCCAGGAACGGACGAGGAGGGGACGGTCACCTACGGCCTGACCGACCACGTCTCGGCCGAGTCCATGGGCCGGGCCCGCGGGTACTGGTGGGCACCCGACGGCAGCGCGCTGCTCGTCGCCCGGGTGGACAACACACATGTCCGCCGACGCTTCCTCGGCGACCCGGCGGACCCCGGTCGTCCGCCGCGTGTGCAGCACTATCCGGAGGCCGGGACCGCCAACGCCGACGTCTCGCTCCACCTGCTGCGCCTGGACGGGACGGCCACCGAAGTGGACTGGGACCGCGAGGCGTTCGAGTACGTCGTGGCGGCCGGCTGGGACGCCCATGGCCCGCTCACCACCGTGGAGAGCCGCGACCAGCGCACCCTGCTGACCCTCGGGGTCGATGCGGGGAATGGAGCGACGCGTGTGCTCGCGCGGCAGCGGGACGAGCTCTGGGTCGAGCTGCTGCCCGGCGCGTACTGCCGGACCGCTTCGGGGGCCCTGGTGCTTCCCCACGAGAGCGGGGACAAGCGCGGGCTGCGCGTCGGCGAGCAGGTGGTGACACCGCCGGAGCTGCAGGTCTCCCAGGTGCTCGGCACCGATGGGGACACGGTGCTCTTCGCCGCCGGCGAGGACCCCCTGGAGACCCACGTCTGGTCCTGGTCCCCGGACAAGGGAAACGTCGCGGTCAGCGACGGTCCGGGGCTGCACTCCGCGGTGCAGCGCGGAGGCACGGTGGTGCTCGACAGCGTCACGCCCGACGGCCCACGCGTGACGGTCATCCGCGAGGGCGTCGACAGCGGCTCCATCGCCTCCCTCGCCGAGGAGCCGCTGATCCGGCCGCAGCCGGAACTGCTGACGCTGGGGGAACGGCGGCTGCGCAGCGCGCTCTTCCTGCCCAGCTGGTACGAGCGCGGGGACCCGGATGCCTCCCCGCTCCCCGTGCTGGTGGCCCCCTACGGCGGACCGGGGATGAGGCTCGTGGTCCGGGCCCGCATCTGGCCGTCGCTGGTCGCCCAGTGGTTCGCGGAGCACGGCTACGCGGTGCTGATCACGGACGGCCGTGGCACGCCCGGGCGCGGCGCCTCGTGGGAGAAGGCGATCTGGGGCGACCAGTTCACTGCCGTACTGGAGGATCAGGTCGACGCGCTGCACGCGGCCGCCGAGGCAGTGCCGTGGCTGGATCTGAGCCGGGTCGGGATCAAGGGCTGGTCCTTCGGCGGTGCGCTGGCCACGGCGGCGGTCCTGCGACGCCCCGACGTCTTCCATGCGGCGGTCGCCGGCGCTCCGGCCATCGACCCGCGCCTGTACGACACGCACTGGAAGGAGCGCTTCCTCGGTCATCCGGACCGGTACCCGGAGCACTACGACCGCTGCACCCTGAGCAACGAGGCACATCTGCTGCGGCGTCCGCTGCTCCTGGTGCACGGCACCGCCGACGACAACGTCGCATTCGCACACACCTTGCGGATGTCCGCGGCGTTGCTGGCCGCCGGACGGGAGCATTCGGTGCTGCCGTTGCCCGGTCAGTCGCACATCGTAAGCGACCCTGTGACGGCCGAGCGGCTGCTCCTGACTCAATTGCTTTTTCTTGACAAAGCCCTTCGCAGTTGA
- a CDS encoding HipA family kinase, with the protein MLREVTATRYVTPLREGGSLPGIVEADDLGTYVMKFTGAGQGRKTLVAEVLAGRLAQLLGLRVPELVGMQLDPVIGLSEPDEEVQDLLKASGGLNLGMDFLPGALGLDPLAFAVSPAEAGRVVWFDALVGNVDRSWRNPNLLVWHGEMWLIDHGATLVWHHNWPSATASSSSASKPYDASDHVLAPFGPDVASAAEELAPRVTGDLLAECAAAVPDEWLADEPGFAGPGELRDAYVRTLSARVPGLHERITIGEPSRDGPSRAPGWLTGDLPHGRRGERSARR; encoded by the coding sequence ATGCTGCGCGAAGTCACCGCCACCCGCTACGTCACCCCGCTGCGGGAGGGCGGTTCGCTGCCCGGGATCGTCGAGGCGGACGATCTCGGTACGTACGTCATGAAGTTCACCGGCGCCGGGCAGGGCCGCAAGACACTGGTGGCCGAGGTTCTCGCGGGCCGGCTCGCGCAGCTGCTGGGGCTGCGCGTCCCGGAGCTGGTGGGCATGCAGCTCGACCCGGTCATCGGCCTGAGCGAGCCCGACGAGGAGGTCCAGGACCTGCTCAAGGCCAGCGGCGGCCTCAACCTCGGCATGGACTTCCTTCCGGGTGCGCTGGGCCTGGACCCGCTGGCCTTCGCCGTCAGCCCGGCCGAAGCGGGCCGGGTCGTGTGGTTCGACGCACTGGTGGGGAACGTCGACCGGTCCTGGCGCAATCCGAACCTGCTCGTGTGGCACGGCGAGATGTGGCTCATCGACCATGGCGCCACGCTCGTCTGGCATCACAACTGGCCTTCGGCGACGGCCTCCTCGTCCAGTGCCTCCAAGCCGTACGACGCGTCCGACCATGTGCTCGCCCCCTTCGGACCGGACGTGGCCTCGGCGGCGGAGGAGCTGGCGCCCCGGGTGACCGGTGATCTCCTCGCCGAGTGCGCCGCCGCGGTCCCGGACGAATGGCTCGCGGACGAGCCGGGGTTCGCGGGGCCGGGCGAGCTGCGCGACGCGTATGTGAGGACGCTGTCCGCACGCGTCCCCGGGCTCCACGAGCGGATCACGATCGGCGAACCGAGCCGCGACGGCCCTTCGCGGGCGCCGGGGTGGCTGACCGGAGACCTGCCGCACGGGCGGCGCGGCGAGCGGAGCGCACGCCGGTGA
- a CDS encoding DUF3037 domain-containing protein, with translation MNGEKGAGREVFEYALLRVVPRVERGETMNAGVVVYCRARSLVVARTHLDEQRLRALDPGADLDGVRAALRAAEGVCHGGDAAGQAADEAPGIRFRWLVAPRSTVVQPGPVHTGLTSDPEAEAERLLELLVR, from the coding sequence GTGAACGGAGAGAAGGGCGCCGGGCGCGAGGTGTTCGAGTACGCGCTGCTGCGTGTGGTGCCGCGCGTGGAGCGGGGGGAGACGATGAACGCGGGCGTGGTCGTCTACTGCCGTGCCAGGTCGCTCGTCGTGGCCCGCACGCATCTGGACGAGCAAAGGCTGCGTGCGCTCGATCCGGGTGCGGACCTGGACGGCGTTCGTGCGGCGCTGCGGGCCGCCGAGGGCGTCTGTCACGGAGGGGACGCCGCCGGTCAGGCCGCGGACGAGGCGCCCGGCATCCGCTTCCGCTGGCTCGTCGCGCCGCGCAGCACGGTGGTGCAGCCGGGTCCCGTGCACACCGGGCTGACCAGTGACCCCGAGGCGGAGGCCGAGCGGCTGCTGGAGCTGCTGGTGCGGTGA
- the fabG gene encoding 3-oxoacyl-ACP reductase FabG, whose product MSTTDQRVAIVTGAARGIGAATAVRLAAEGRAVAVLDLEESACKETVEKITAEGGKAIAVGCDVSDSAQVDSAVARVVDELGPPTVLVNNAGVLRDNLLFKMSDADWDTVMNVHLRGAFLMSRACQKHMVDAGFGRIVNLSSSSALGNRGQVNYAAAKAGMQGFTKTLAKELGKFGITANSVAPGFIVTDMTAATAERVGMGFEDFQAAAASQIPVQRVGRPEDIANAIAFFSGEQAGFVSGQVLYVAGGPLN is encoded by the coding sequence ATGTCCACCACCGACCAGCGCGTCGCGATCGTCACCGGTGCGGCGCGGGGCATCGGCGCGGCCACAGCGGTACGGCTCGCGGCGGAGGGCCGCGCCGTAGCCGTGCTCGACCTCGAGGAGTCGGCCTGCAAGGAGACGGTCGAGAAGATCACAGCCGAGGGCGGCAAGGCCATCGCCGTGGGCTGCGACGTCTCCGACTCCGCGCAGGTGGACAGCGCAGTCGCGCGGGTCGTCGACGAACTCGGCCCGCCGACCGTGCTCGTGAACAACGCGGGCGTGCTGCGGGACAACCTGCTGTTCAAGATGAGCGATGCCGACTGGGACACGGTCATGAACGTGCACCTGCGCGGCGCCTTCCTGATGTCCCGCGCCTGCCAGAAGCACATGGTCGACGCCGGGTTCGGGCGGATCGTGAACCTTTCCTCCTCCTCGGCGCTCGGCAACCGCGGTCAGGTCAACTACGCCGCGGCCAAGGCCGGCATGCAGGGCTTCACCAAGACCCTCGCCAAGGAGCTGGGCAAGTTCGGCATCACCGCCAACTCCGTCGCCCCGGGCTTCATCGTCACCGACATGACCGCCGCCACCGCGGAGCGCGTCGGCATGGGCTTCGAGGACTTCCAGGCCGCCGCCGCCTCGCAGATCCCCGTGCAGCGCGTCGGCCGTCCCGAGGACATTGCCAACGCCATCGCATTCTTCAGTGGTGAGCAGGCAGGCTTCGTCTCCGGTCAGGTGCTGTACGTGGCCGGCGGCCCGCTCAACTGA
- a CDS encoding SDR family oxidoreductase: MAQDAAQQDSGEVAIVTGGSRGIGYGVAEALVARGHRVCITGRNEDALKEAVASLGPHRAMYAAGKAHDDEHRRTAVEQVMEAYGRIDHLVNNAGTNPVFGPIAELDLGVARKVFETNVISALGFAQSTFAAWQRDNGGTIVNIASIAGMSASPFIGAYGISKAAMINLTQQLAHEFAPTVRVNAVAPAVVKTKFAAALYEGREQEAAARYPMNRLGVPEDIGGAAAFLTSPESAWITGQTLVVDGGLALNAGVE, encoded by the coding sequence ATGGCACAGGACGCAGCACAGCAGGACAGCGGTGAGGTCGCGATCGTCACCGGCGGCAGCCGGGGCATCGGGTACGGCGTCGCCGAGGCGCTGGTGGCCCGGGGGCACCGCGTGTGCATCACGGGCCGCAACGAGGACGCCCTCAAGGAGGCCGTCGCATCGCTCGGCCCGCATCGCGCGATGTACGCCGCCGGCAAGGCGCACGACGACGAGCACCGCCGGACCGCCGTCGAACAGGTCATGGAGGCCTACGGACGGATCGATCACCTCGTGAACAACGCGGGCACAAATCCGGTCTTCGGGCCGATCGCGGAGCTGGACCTGGGCGTGGCCCGCAAGGTCTTCGAGACCAACGTGATCTCCGCGCTCGGCTTCGCCCAGTCCACCTTCGCGGCGTGGCAGCGGGACAACGGCGGGACGATCGTCAACATCGCCTCCATTGCCGGAATGTCCGCTTCGCCCTTCATCGGGGCCTACGGCATCAGCAAGGCCGCGATGATCAATCTCACACAGCAGCTGGCTCACGAATTCGCGCCGACTGTGCGGGTCAACGCGGTCGCTCCGGCGGTCGTGAAGACGAAGTTCGCCGCGGCCCTCTACGAGGGGCGTGAGCAGGAAGCCGCCGCGCGATACCCGATGAACCGGCTGGGAGTGCCCGAGGACATCGGCGGGGCCGCGGCTTTCCTCACTTCCCCCGAATCGGCGTGGATCACCGGCCAGACTCTGGTCGTCGACGGCGGGCTCGCGCTCAACGCCGGAGTCGAGTAG
- a CDS encoding ABC transporter substrate-binding protein, translating into MVAGCSSISGDGGNEKRREIVTGTTSAPSTLDPAAAWDGSWELYKNVFQTLLSFPSSSSSPEPDAAKRCGFTDSASRVYRCTLKEGLKFSNGNPLDARAVKHSVDRVLAIKAKSGPLGLMGSLERTEAPDKRTVVFHLKKSDATFPFILATPATAIVDPETYPAKKLRKGSKLVGSGPYSLKSYSKGKRAELTKYNGYRGPAKAKNDVVTIEYFQDSKKMVTALKDKKIDVAFRGLTPDQVSGFQKSQANGNQEVELTELLGTEISYLVFNPKDRMAGNAAVRKAVAELIDRKALVRNVYNRTTDPLYSMVPGGITGHTAAYYDRYGDPSRDKAKQTLTEAGINKKVPLKLWYTTDRYGSTTGETFAELKRQLNKSGLFDVSVQGRPWSEFVEGYSKGKYPVFGRGWFPDFPDADNYVAPFVGKNNALATPYDNREITDKLLPKSRKESNRATASRDFTQAQKIIAKDARLLPLWQGRVYVASLKDVAGVEWVLDPSTLPRLWELHKKSSW; encoded by the coding sequence ATGGTCGCTGGGTGCAGTTCGATCTCGGGTGACGGCGGCAACGAGAAGCGCCGCGAGATCGTCACGGGGACCACCAGCGCGCCCAGCACTCTCGACCCGGCGGCGGCCTGGGACGGGTCGTGGGAGCTTTACAAGAACGTCTTCCAGACCCTGCTGTCCTTCCCCAGCAGCAGCTCCTCGCCGGAGCCCGATGCCGCCAAGCGCTGCGGCTTCACCGACTCCGCGAGCCGCGTCTACCGCTGCACCCTCAAGGAGGGGCTGAAGTTCTCCAACGGGAATCCGCTCGACGCGCGCGCGGTGAAGCATTCGGTCGACCGCGTCCTGGCGATCAAGGCGAAGTCCGGACCGCTCGGCCTGATGGGCAGCCTGGAGCGGACCGAGGCGCCCGACAAGCGCACCGTCGTCTTCCACCTGAAGAAGTCCGACGCCACATTCCCCTTCATCCTCGCCACCCCCGCGACGGCGATCGTCGACCCTGAGACCTACCCGGCGAAGAAGCTGCGCAAGGGCAGCAAGCTCGTGGGATCGGGCCCGTACTCGCTGAAGTCCTACAGCAAGGGCAAGAGGGCCGAGCTGACGAAGTACAACGGCTACCGCGGTCCCGCGAAGGCCAAGAACGACGTCGTCACCATCGAGTACTTCCAGGACTCCAAGAAGATGGTGACCGCGCTCAAGGACAAGAAGATCGATGTCGCATTCCGAGGGCTGACTCCGGATCAGGTCAGCGGTTTCCAGAAGTCGCAGGCGAACGGGAACCAGGAGGTGGAGCTGACCGAGCTCCTGGGTACCGAGATCAGCTATCTCGTCTTCAATCCGAAGGACCGGATGGCCGGAAACGCCGCCGTGCGCAAGGCCGTCGCCGAGCTGATCGACCGCAAGGCGCTCGTGCGCAACGTCTACAACCGCACGACCGACCCGCTGTACTCCATGGTCCCCGGCGGCATCACGGGCCACACCGCCGCCTACTACGACCGCTACGGCGACCCCTCCCGGGACAAGGCGAAGCAGACGCTGACCGAAGCCGGCATCAACAAGAAGGTGCCGCTCAAGCTCTGGTACACCACGGACCGCTACGGCTCCACGACTGGAGAAACGTTCGCCGAGCTCAAGCGCCAGCTCAACAAGTCCGGTCTGTTCGACGTCTCCGTCCAGGGCCGTCCCTGGTCCGAGTTCGTCGAGGGCTACAGCAAGGGAAAGTACCCGGTCTTCGGCCGTGGCTGGTTCCCAGACTTCCCGGACGCCGACAACTACGTCGCGCCGTTCGTGGGCAAGAACAACGCGCTCGCCACGCCGTACGACAACCGCGAGATCACAGACAAGCTGCTGCCCAAGTCGCGCAAGGAGAGCAACCGCGCCACCGCCAGCCGCGACTTCACCCAGGCACAGAAGATCATCGCGAAGGACGCGAGGCTGCTGCCGCTGTGGCAGGGCCGGGTGTACGTGGCCTCGCTCAAGGACGTGGCCGGGGTCGAATGGGTCCTCGACCCGTCCACGCTGCCGCGCCTGTGGGAGCTGCACAAGAAGTCCAGCTGGTAG
- the ung gene encoding uracil-DNA glycosylase → MLGTLPDSWQQALGDETGKPYFKELAEFVEQERERGPVYPPREEVFAALHATPYDRVKVLILGQDPYHGEGQGHGLCFSVRPGVRTPPSLRNIYKEMRDDLGHPVPDSGYLMPWAEQGVLLLNAVLTVRAGEANSHKGKGWETFTDAVIRAVAARETPAVFVLWGNHAKKKLPLIDTERHTVVQGAHPSPLSARKFFGSRPFSLIDEAVAAAGHPPVDWRIPESGARA, encoded by the coding sequence ATGCTGGGCACCCTGCCGGACTCGTGGCAGCAGGCCCTCGGCGATGAGACCGGCAAGCCCTACTTCAAGGAGCTGGCCGAGTTCGTCGAGCAGGAGCGCGAGCGCGGTCCTGTCTACCCGCCGCGCGAGGAGGTCTTCGCCGCGCTGCACGCGACCCCCTACGACCGGGTGAAGGTGCTGATCCTGGGTCAGGATCCGTACCACGGTGAGGGCCAGGGGCACGGCCTGTGCTTCTCCGTGCGTCCCGGTGTCCGTACGCCCCCCTCACTGCGCAACATCTACAAGGAGATGCGCGACGACCTGGGCCACCCCGTTCCGGACAGCGGATATCTCATGCCCTGGGCCGAGCAGGGCGTGCTGCTCCTCAACGCGGTGCTGACCGTCAGGGCGGGGGAGGCCAACTCCCACAAGGGGAAGGGCTGGGAGACCTTCACGGACGCCGTCATCCGGGCCGTGGCGGCCCGGGAGACCCCCGCGGTGTTCGTGCTGTGGGGAAACCACGCCAAGAAGAAGCTTCCCCTCATCGACACCGAACGGCACACGGTGGTGCAGGGGGCGCACCCCTCACCGCTCTCGGCGCGTAAGTTCTTCGGCTCCCGCCCCTTCAGTCTGATCGACGAAGCGGTCGCCGCCGCGGGCCACCCACCCGTCGACTGGCGCATCCCGGAGTCCGGCGCACGCGCCTGA
- a CDS encoding tetratricopeptide repeat protein: protein MEPQQETSPDGVLVRIGQAIMLHRAGDREEARNRLALLWSETTGEGDLFHRCTIAHYMADTQDDPGAELEWDRRALAAADALTDDEVEWGEHSLAVRSLYPSLYLNLAADHAKLGDSGAARRELRRAQGALGSLADDEYGAGIRAAVGRLETRLGPV from the coding sequence ATGGAGCCGCAGCAGGAGACGTCCCCGGACGGGGTCCTGGTCCGGATCGGGCAGGCGATCATGCTCCACCGCGCCGGCGACCGGGAGGAGGCGCGCAACCGCCTCGCGCTGCTGTGGTCGGAGACGACAGGCGAGGGCGACCTCTTCCATCGCTGCACCATCGCGCACTACATGGCGGACACCCAGGACGACCCCGGTGCCGAACTGGAGTGGGACCGCCGCGCGCTGGCTGCTGCGGACGCGCTCACCGACGATGAGGTCGAGTGGGGAGAGCACTCGCTGGCCGTGCGCTCCCTCTACCCGTCGCTGTATCTCAACCTCGCCGCGGACCACGCAAAGCTGGGGGACAGCGGTGCCGCACGCCGTGAACTGCGGCGTGCGCAGGGCGCGCTGGGCTCCCTGGCCGACGACGAGTACGGCGCGGGCATCAGGGCCGCGGTAGGAAGGCTGGAGACCCGGCTGGGGCCGGTCTGA
- a CDS encoding TetR/AcrR family transcriptional regulator: MTAPRSSPPTPRSEVIADAAISLLAGGGLRALTHRAVDEAAGLPQGSTSNHARTRAALIEAAVRRLAVRESQVISLEEMPRGENADELADGLALAMHRYLTRDPSLLIARYELALEITRRPELREMYVRTGTSAFREPLMAMLSRAGSAEPARHTLSLVAWCDGMLFSCTAGSYAEEVPTLDQLRTGLRELLQGMLGDLPARQEG, encoded by the coding sequence ATGACCGCGCCCCGTTCCTCTCCCCCGACCCCCCGCTCCGAGGTGATCGCCGACGCCGCCATCTCTCTTCTGGCGGGGGGCGGGTTGCGTGCGCTGACCCACCGGGCAGTGGACGAGGCGGCCGGCCTTCCGCAGGGTTCGACCTCCAATCACGCCCGTACGCGGGCGGCACTGATCGAGGCGGCCGTGCGGCGCCTGGCCGTTCGCGAGTCTCAGGTGATCTCGCTCGAGGAGATGCCGCGCGGGGAGAACGCCGACGAACTCGCGGACGGGCTGGCGCTGGCCATGCACCGCTACCTCACGCGCGACCCCTCGCTGCTCATCGCACGGTACGAACTGGCGCTGGAGATCACACGGCGGCCGGAGCTGCGGGAGATGTATGTGCGCACCGGCACGAGCGCCTTCCGTGAGCCGCTCATGGCGATGCTGAGTCGCGCCGGGTCGGCCGAACCGGCGCGGCACACGCTGTCCCTGGTCGCTTGGTGCGACGGCATGCTCTTCTCGTGCACCGCCGGTTCCTACGCCGAGGAGGTCCCGACCCTGGATCAACTGCGCACCGGGCTCCGGGAGTTGCTCCAGGGAATGCTCGGCGACCTCCCTGCACGACAAGAGGGCTGA